From a single Mycolicibacterium mengxianglii genomic region:
- a CDS encoding ADP-ribosylglycohydrolase family protein, whose product MASLHDRIEGVLLGTAVGDALGAPYEFGPPRGPELDVVMAGGGPWEPGEWTDDTAMALAIAEVAATGADLRGEPAQDAIVARWCEWSRDAKDVGIQTRAVLREAARGGAITAHRARLAAAARHESVGRSGGNGSLMRAAPVALAYLDDEDALATTARAISELTHFDPDAGDACVLWCSAIRHAVHTGELDVRVGLRHLEPGRREMWLSRIGSAEASTPSAIPGNGWVVAAFQAAWSAITTTQVPPEDPAHGSFRADHFRLAVDAAVRAGNDTDTVAAIAGGLLGAAYGASAVPLQWRRLLHGWPGLTARGVVALASPIARRGKPDTFDYRYRGYEVGALTPHPYDPQVLLGGIGALWRLPHGVDAVVSLCRVGGDAVRTDMPHVEVRLIDRDDPDENPHLDLVLTEAVRVVEELRSQGRTVLLHCVSALSRTPTVAALYGARLQGVSCERALRDVQAALPDAHPNAAFRTALQRLDPGVLVR is encoded by the coding sequence ATGGCATCACTTCATGACCGTATTGAGGGTGTCCTGTTGGGCACCGCTGTTGGAGACGCACTCGGTGCGCCTTACGAATTCGGGCCGCCGCGCGGACCCGAGCTCGACGTAGTGATGGCGGGCGGTGGCCCCTGGGAACCCGGCGAATGGACCGATGACACCGCCATGGCGTTGGCCATCGCCGAAGTCGCCGCCACCGGCGCTGATCTGCGCGGTGAGCCGGCCCAGGACGCCATCGTCGCCCGCTGGTGTGAGTGGTCACGGGACGCGAAGGACGTCGGCATCCAGACGCGGGCAGTGCTTCGTGAAGCAGCACGCGGTGGCGCCATCACGGCGCACCGGGCCCGCCTGGCGGCCGCGGCACGCCACGAGAGCGTCGGGCGTTCCGGAGGTAACGGGTCGCTGATGCGAGCCGCTCCCGTCGCACTCGCCTACCTCGACGATGAAGACGCGCTGGCGACGACCGCGCGTGCGATCAGCGAGTTGACACACTTCGACCCCGACGCCGGCGACGCATGCGTGTTGTGGTGCAGTGCAATTCGACACGCTGTGCACACCGGCGAGCTCGATGTCCGCGTCGGCCTACGGCACCTGGAACCCGGTCGTCGTGAAATGTGGCTGTCACGCATCGGATCGGCCGAAGCATCCACGCCGTCAGCCATTCCAGGAAACGGCTGGGTGGTTGCCGCGTTCCAGGCGGCCTGGTCGGCGATCACCACCACGCAAGTTCCGCCCGAGGACCCGGCCCATGGGTCGTTTCGGGCTGACCACTTCCGGTTGGCGGTCGATGCTGCGGTGCGCGCGGGCAACGACACCGACACCGTGGCGGCCATCGCCGGCGGGTTACTGGGCGCGGCGTACGGAGCGTCGGCGGTCCCGCTGCAGTGGCGGCGGTTGCTGCACGGCTGGCCGGGGCTCACTGCGCGCGGTGTGGTCGCCCTGGCGAGTCCGATTGCCCGCCGGGGGAAGCCGGACACCTTCGACTACCGGTACCGCGGGTACGAGGTGGGGGCGCTCACGCCGCACCCCTATGACCCGCAGGTTCTGCTCGGGGGGATCGGGGCACTGTGGCGGCTTCCCCACGGTGTGGATGCGGTGGTGTCGCTGTGCCGGGTGGGCGGCGACGCGGTACGGACCGACATGCCGCACGTCGAGGTGCGTCTCATCGACCGCGACGATCCCGACGAGAATCCGCACCTCGACCTCGTGCTCACGGAGGCGGTCCGCGTGGTGGAGGAACTACGTAGCCAAGGGCGAACCGTGCTGCTGCACTGCGTCAGTGCCCTCAGTCGGACGCCCACCGTGGCGGCGCTGTACGGGGCGCGCTTGCAGGGAGTGAGCTGTGAACGCGCTTTGCGTGACGTGCAGGCGGCACTACCGGACGCACATCCGAATGCAGCGTTCCGCACTGCGTTGCAACGCCTCGATCCCGGAGTTCTTGTCCGGTAG
- a CDS encoding NUDIX hydrolase, with product MNDARSRDSAKALTDYPRPSVAVDTAVLTLDPELGLVVLEVRRPKGPGWALPGTFLHEGEVLADAVDRSLRDKANVAGLQPRQLHVFDALGRDERGWVLSVAHIDVVHSARLDTRFPATTRLVPARSPGRLPYDHPDIVARAVEDLRGRYATTPDPDRLLGHTFTMRQLRAAHEAVAGHELQRDWFRRTMEPQLIATGTTVAAGRGRPAELFRRRISDT from the coding sequence ATGAATGACGCACGATCCCGCGACAGCGCCAAGGCGCTCACCGACTATCCGAGGCCGTCGGTGGCCGTCGACACCGCGGTGCTCACCCTCGACCCGGAACTCGGTCTTGTTGTCCTCGAGGTCCGTCGGCCGAAGGGCCCCGGGTGGGCGCTACCCGGCACCTTCCTGCACGAGGGGGAGGTGCTCGCCGACGCGGTGGACCGCTCCCTGCGCGACAAGGCCAACGTCGCTGGGTTGCAGCCGCGTCAGCTCCACGTCTTTGATGCGCTCGGGCGCGACGAACGTGGCTGGGTACTGTCGGTCGCACACATCGACGTGGTCCATTCGGCCCGGCTGGACACTCGGTTTCCTGCTACGACCCGCTTGGTGCCGGCACGATCGCCCGGCCGACTGCCCTACGACCACCCGGACATCGTCGCCAGAGCGGTGGAGGATCTTCGCGGACGCTATGCCACCACCCCGGATCCAGACCGACTGCTCGGCCACACGTTCACCATGCGGCAACTACGCGCTGCGCACGAAGCCGTCGCTGGACACGAACTTCAGCGGGACTGGTTCCGCCGCACCATGGAACCGCAGCTCATCGCCACCGGCACCACTGTCGCCGCCGGCCGGGGGCGTCCCGCTGAATTGTTCCGTCGGCGAATATCTGATACCTGA
- a CDS encoding metallophosphoesterase, whose translation MDASGFEGYDIVGDVHGCATKLEALLDVLGYRQDSLAGPYEHPRRRAIFVGDLIDRGSGQRRALEVVKAMVDAGSAQMVLGNHEFNALAYATEWPVGSGKYLRPHNDPSNLRSAKNETQHRVFLEQVRGDERTYYLDWLRTQPLWLDLGDVRVVHACWHEPSIAILERELGANRFSATAQLVRASTEGDPLYLAVETLLKGPEISLVDHGQVAYLDKDGISRHRARVRWWNGEAATLRDIAEMGGGFTTDEGDPYPPLPDIEVPGEHRSHIYTDQVPVFYGHYWRRGTPRHQHDWTDYTACVDFSAVDGGALTAYRWSGEGRVDPQNYVSVQASGTAGA comes from the coding sequence TTGGACGCAAGCGGTTTTGAAGGCTACGACATTGTTGGTGATGTTCATGGTTGCGCTACGAAGCTGGAAGCTCTACTCGACGTCCTGGGTTATCGTCAGGACAGCTTGGCCGGGCCTTACGAACACCCGCGTCGCCGCGCGATTTTCGTCGGCGACCTGATCGACCGGGGATCCGGCCAGCGTCGGGCCCTGGAGGTCGTCAAGGCGATGGTGGACGCCGGTAGTGCTCAAATGGTGCTGGGGAACCACGAGTTCAACGCCCTGGCCTATGCCACCGAGTGGCCGGTGGGCTCCGGGAAATATCTGCGCCCGCATAACGATCCGAGTAACCTGCGGTCGGCGAAGAATGAAACGCAACACCGGGTCTTCCTCGAGCAGGTGCGCGGAGATGAGCGCACCTACTATCTCGACTGGTTGCGGACGCAGCCACTCTGGCTTGACCTCGGTGACGTTCGGGTGGTGCACGCGTGCTGGCATGAGCCGTCCATCGCCATCCTCGAGCGCGAGTTGGGTGCCAATAGATTCAGCGCCACTGCTCAGTTGGTAAGGGCATCCACGGAGGGAGATCCGCTCTACCTGGCGGTGGAAACCCTGCTCAAAGGACCTGAGATCAGCCTGGTGGACCACGGTCAGGTCGCCTACCTGGACAAGGACGGCATCTCCCGTCACCGCGCCCGGGTGCGCTGGTGGAACGGGGAGGCGGCAACACTGCGCGACATCGCCGAGATGGGCGGCGGATTCACCACCGACGAGGGCGACCCGTATCCCCCGTTGCCCGACATCGAAGTGCCCGGCGAGCACCGCTCCCACATCTATACCGACCAGGTACCGGTGTTCTACGGCCACTATTGGCGGCGTGGCACTCCGAGGCATCAGCATGACTGGACGGACTACACCGCCTGCGTGGATTTCAGCGCCGTCGACGGTGGGGCGCTCACTGCCTACCGCTGGTCCGGTGAGGGCCGTGTCGACCCGCAGAACTACGTATCGGTGCAGGCATCAGGAACCGCCGGTGCATGA
- a CDS encoding ATP-binding domain-containing protein, whose amino-acid sequence MSITPNESPRLNASERSTYSALIDQLEAGDLVVPGQRVTDHLKDHEVDFVVGIEGAGIVCIEVKGGEVWHDGEGWRQIRGGRECKIEPVRQARDACYALRSFVENDPRWSQGRLRWDHVIVLPNTELPDDFGLPECPRWKVIDRNDLPDLVARLREVLIRQELDRPLLTRDGIDQLATAFSGRGLPQRDVVARALANEDAADSLTEHQAVILDAIRLLNRVEVRGGAGSGKTFLAMEQARRLAQRGQRVALVCYSHGLASYLERIAATWPRRQQPAYVGEFHALGVQWGAPEGPDEALRTEETVQFWEHDLPLQMADLAAQLEPGHRFDAVVVDEAQDFADAWWDPLLAALRDPVEGGLYVFSDEGQRVFNRHGSPPVSLVPLILDHNLRNTRQIANAFQPLVDHPMRFLGGEGPAVTFIACTREKAMDVGDDQIDLLLDQGWRPEDLALLTTGSRHPEQSERQRDGHQAYWDSFWDTDQVFYGHVLGFKGLERRCVVLVVNDSSKFERSRERLYVGLSRARDQLVVCGDPEFIREVGGPDLARRLTGG is encoded by the coding sequence GTGAGCATCACGCCCAACGAGAGTCCGCGGCTCAACGCATCCGAGCGCAGCACCTATTCGGCGCTGATCGACCAGCTCGAGGCAGGCGATCTCGTCGTGCCGGGTCAACGCGTGACCGACCATTTGAAGGATCACGAGGTTGACTTCGTCGTCGGCATCGAAGGTGCGGGCATCGTCTGCATCGAGGTCAAAGGAGGGGAAGTCTGGCACGACGGCGAGGGCTGGCGCCAGATCCGGGGTGGCCGCGAGTGCAAGATCGAGCCGGTCCGGCAAGCCCGAGACGCCTGCTATGCGCTGCGCAGTTTTGTGGAGAACGACCCGCGCTGGAGTCAGGGGCGGTTGCGGTGGGACCACGTCATCGTGTTGCCGAACACCGAGTTGCCCGACGACTTCGGGCTACCGGAGTGCCCTCGATGGAAGGTGATCGACCGCAACGACTTACCTGACCTGGTGGCTCGCCTCCGGGAGGTGCTGATTCGCCAGGAACTCGACCGCCCGCTGCTGACCCGCGACGGGATCGACCAACTTGCAACAGCATTCAGTGGTAGAGGATTGCCGCAGCGCGATGTCGTTGCCCGCGCCCTGGCCAATGAGGACGCCGCCGATTCTCTCACCGAGCACCAGGCCGTCATCCTGGATGCCATCCGGTTGCTCAATCGTGTCGAGGTGCGCGGCGGCGCCGGCAGTGGCAAGACGTTCCTGGCGATGGAGCAGGCCCGCCGACTGGCTCAACGCGGGCAACGTGTGGCGCTGGTCTGCTACTCCCACGGGCTGGCGTCCTACCTCGAACGTATCGCCGCAACCTGGCCGCGCCGCCAACAACCGGCCTATGTGGGGGAGTTCCACGCGCTGGGTGTGCAGTGGGGCGCACCGGAAGGGCCGGATGAGGCACTGCGTACTGAGGAGACGGTGCAGTTCTGGGAGCATGACCTGCCGTTGCAGATGGCAGATCTAGCAGCACAGCTCGAGCCCGGGCATCGTTTCGACGCGGTGGTGGTTGACGAGGCCCAAGACTTCGCCGACGCGTGGTGGGACCCGCTGCTGGCCGCGTTGCGGGACCCGGTTGAAGGTGGTCTGTATGTGTTCAGCGATGAGGGGCAACGGGTGTTCAACCGGCACGGATCGCCGCCGGTGTCGTTGGTGCCGTTGATCCTGGACCACAATCTGCGCAACACCCGCCAGATCGCCAATGCGTTTCAGCCGTTGGTGGATCATCCGATGCGTTTCCTCGGTGGCGAAGGCCCGGCCGTGACGTTCATCGCCTGCACCCGGGAGAAGGCGATGGATGTCGGCGACGATCAGATCGATCTGCTGCTCGACCAAGGTTGGCGTCCTGAAGATCTCGCCTTACTGACCACCGGCAGTCGACATCCTGAGCAGAGCGAACGGCAGCGAGACGGACACCAGGCCTACTGGGATTCCTTCTGGGATACCGATCAGGTGTTCTACGGCCACGTTCTCGGCTTCAAGGGCCTTGAGCGACGGTGTGTGGTGTTGGTGGTCAATGATTCGAGCAAGTTCGAGCGCTCCCGTGAACGGCTCTACGTCGGATTGTCCCGCGCCCGTGACCAACTCGTGGTCTGCGGTGACCCGGAGTTCATTCGTGAGGTGGGTGGGCCAGACTTGGCGCGGCGGTTGACCGGCGGCTAG